The Longimicrobium sp. nucleotide sequence TGCTCCCTGCGTCGGTGACCAGCCGCACCCCGTCCAGGCGCGGGCGCGCGGCCGCCAGCACCTCCCTGGCGCGGAGCACGGGGACGGCCAGCAGCAGCGCGTCCGCCGCCTCTACCCCTGCGAAGTCCGCCCCGAGCGCCGCCGCCAGCACCCCCTCGCCGAGCGCGGCGTCCACGGCGGACGCGTCGCGGTCCCACCCCACGACGCGCACGCCCGCCGCCGCCAGCGCCCGCGCCGCCGACCCGCCGATCAGCCCCAGGCCAACCACGGCGACGGTGCGCACCTCGCACTTCGCACCTCGCACTCCGCACCGGACGCCGCTCACCCGCCCTCCATCTGCGCGCGGCGGGAGAGGCCGATCAGGTGCCAGAAGAGGTAGCGCACGTCCTCGTCCGCGAGCCCCGCCTCGCGCGCCAGCGTGCCGGCGCGGCGCACCACCGCCGCCTCGCGCGCGGGGTCCAGCACCGGCAGCCCCAGCGCCCGCTTCGCCTCGCCCACGTCGCGCGCGAGGCGCACCCGCTCGGCGATCAGACCTATCAGCGCGCGGTCGATCCGCTCGATCTGCGTCCTGAGCCCCTCCAGCGCCGCGGAGGCCGACTCGGCCGCGGTCTCCGGCCCGCTCATGCCGCCGCCTCCACCGCGTCCAGCGCGGGGATCGGCAGCTCGCGCCCGGCGGCCCGCGCGAAGGGCCGCAGGTCCCGCATCATCCGCGCGAAGCTCTCCAGCGAGA carries:
- a CDS encoding chorismate mutase, coding for MSGPETAAESASAALEGLRTQIERIDRALIGLIAERVRLARDVGEAKRALGLPVLDPAREAAVVRRAGTLAREAGLADEDVRYLFWHLIGLSRRAQMEGG